One region of Salvelinus sp. IW2-2015 linkage group LG1, ASM291031v2, whole genome shotgun sequence genomic DNA includes:
- the LOC111967578 gene encoding synaptoporin, whose translation MCMVIFAPIFAVCAFATCGGYSGHLRVRVECLDKSQSNLSITVNFAYPFRLQQVHFKPTLCDGNRQETIFMVGDYSSSAQFFVTVAVVAFLYSLLATVVYIYYQNKYREGNRGPLVDFVVTVLFAFMWLVSSCAWAKALSDVKSATDPTQVLLLISACRRPANRCSASHHPVWSELNTSVAFGFVNFILWAGNIWFVFKETGWYKTGQRYPMRSASERRANGMSQRLCSQNSVDQSGDSFYQHPYRQASFDLSRESFGQQHYSQGSFNQSMGSLRLPQTSLGQPVIISQGDVTPKGPNPIIFVNDI comes from the exons ATGTGTATGGTCATATTTGCTCCG ATCTTTGCCGTCTGTGCATTTGCAACATGTGGAGGGTACTCTGGTCACCTGCGGGTGAGAGTGGAATGTCTAGACAAGAGCCAGAGCAACCTCAGCATCACCGTAAACTTTGCCTATCCCTTCAG GTTACAGCAGGTCCATTTCAAGCCCACACTGTGTGATGGGAACAGACAGGAGACCATCTTCATGGTAGGAGACTACTCCTCCTCAGCTCAGTTCTTTGTGACTGTGGCAGTTGTTGCCTTCCTCTACTCCCTGCTGGCCACCGTGGTGTACATCTACTACCAGAACAAGTACCGCGAGGGTAACAGAGGACCACTGGTG gactttgtagtgactgtgctCTTCGCCTTCATGTGGTTGGTGAGCTCCTGTGCCTGGGCCAAAGCTCTGTCTGATGTGAAGTCAGCCACAGATCCCACCCAGGTCCTCCTGCTCATCTCCGCCTGCAGACGCCCAGCCAACCGGTGTTCAGCTTCCCACCACCCAGTCTGGTCTGAGCTCAACACGTCTGTG GCTTTTGGTTTTGTAAACTTTATCCTCTGGGCCGGCAACATCTGGTTTGTATTCAAAGAGACTGGCTGGTACAAGACTGGCCAGAGGTACCCGATGAGAAGTGCCTCTGAGAGACGGGCCAATGGGATGAGCCAACGACTCTGCAGCCAGAACAGTGTCGACCAATCAGGGGACAGCTTCTATCAACATCCATACAGGCAGGCTAGTTTTGACCTATCACGGGAGAGCTTTGGCCAACAGCACTACAGCCAAGGCAGCTTCAACCAATCAATGGGCAGCTTACGCTTGCCGCAGACTAGTCTAGGACAGCCAGTCATCATCAGTCAGGGAGATGTCACCCCTAAAGGGCCTAATCCTATCATATTTGTTAATGATATTTAG